A genomic region of Branchiostoma lanceolatum isolate klBraLanc5 chromosome 4, klBraLanc5.hap2, whole genome shotgun sequence contains the following coding sequences:
- the LOC136432150 gene encoding peroxiredoxin-5, mitochondrial-like, with translation MLVPVAVSSFTRRLPSAIGACRAIFTATADNMPIKVGDKLPGIDLYENTPGNKVNVSKLFAGKKGVLFAVPGAFTPGCSKTHLPGYVSKAGDLKDKGVQVVACVSVNDPFVMEAWGKDQKAEGKVRMLADSAADFTKAIGLELDATGLLGNIRSKRYSMLVEDGVVKQLNVEPDGTGLSCSLAEGLKL, from the exons ATGCTGGTCCCTGTAGCCGTGAGCTCATTCACACGCCGCCTGCCGTCTGCAATAGGAGCCTGTCGCGCCATCTTTACAGCCACAGCCGACAACATGCCGATCAAG GTTGGAGACAAGTTGCCAGGTATTGACCTGTATGAGAACACCCCTGGGAACAAGGTCAATGTCAGCAAACTGTTCGCTGGGAAGAAAGGTGTCCTGTTCGCCGTGCCTGGTGCATTTACTCCGGGATGCTCAAAG acacaTCTTCCGGGGTATGTGAGCAAGGCTGGGGACCTGAAGGACAAAGGTGTGCAGGTGGTCGCCTGTGTGTCGGTCAACGACCCCTTCGTGATGGAGGCCTGGGGGAAGGACCAGAAGGCAGAGGGGAAG GTCCGTATGCTCGCTGACTCTGCAGCGGACTTCACCAAG GCCATTGGCTTAGAACTAGATGCAACTGGACTGCTTGGAAACATCAGATCCAAGAG GTACTCCATGTTGGTGGAAGATGGGGTGGTGAAACAGCTGAACGTGGAACCGGATGGAACCGGTCTGTCCTGCAGTCTGGCCGAGGGGCTGAAGCTGTAG
- the LOC136432153 gene encoding kielin/chordin-like protein isoform X2: MKVLFLLSLVVCAWSAPQRPTPATASTLGCQFGGSFYPAGSTISEGTDRCGCTYGTYCTQDGGVIIGDCFPTCCVVEGNVIDHDTSYTDSSGAQCHCSWGQSLCTAPPGCEYGGNFYPAGSTISEATDRCGCTYGTYCSQDGHVMIGDCFPTCCVHEGSVIDQGTSFTDSAGAQCRCSWGQLLCLPPGGDDILSG; the protein is encoded by the exons ATGAAGGTTCTGTTtctcctgtccttggtggtgtGCGCCTGGAGTGCACCACAGAGGCCTACACCAGCAACGGCATCAACCTTAG GTTGCCAATTTGGAGGCAGCTTTTACCCTGCCGGTTCCACCATCAGTGAGGGTACGGACCGCTGCGGCTGCACGTACGGGACGTACTGTACACAAGATGGAGGCGTGATCATCGGGGACTGCTTCCCAACGT GCTGCGTTGTTGAGGGAAACGTGATTGACCATGATACATCCTACACGGACAGCTCAGGAGCGCAGTGTCACTGTTCCTGGGGGCAGTCGCTTTGCACAGCGCCACCTG GTTGCGAGTATGGGGGCAACTTTTACCCTGCCGGTTCCACCATCAGTGAGGCTACGGACCGCTGCGGCTGCACGTACGGGACATACTGCTCACAGGACGGACATGTGATGATCGGGGACTGCTTCCCAACGT GCTGCGTTCACGAGGGGTCCGTCATTGACCAGGGCACATCCTTCACGGACAGCGCAGGCGCACAGTGCCGCTGCTCGTGGGGACAGTTACTTTGCCTCCCTCCCG GCGGTGACGACATCCTCTCCGGATAA
- the LOC136432153 gene encoding kielin/chordin-like protein isoform X1 has translation MKVLFLLSLVVCAWSAPQRPTPATASTLGCQFGGSFYPAGSTISEGTDRCGCTYGTYCTQDGGVIIGDCFPTCCVVEGNVIDHDTSYTDSSGAQCHCSWGQSLCTAPPVVGCEYGGNFYPAGSTISEATDRCGCTYGTYCSQDGHVMIGDCFPTCCVHEGSVIDQGTSFTDSAGAQCRCSWGQLLCLPPGGDDILSG, from the exons ATGAAGGTTCTGTTtctcctgtccttggtggtgtGCGCCTGGAGTGCACCACAGAGGCCTACACCAGCAACGGCATCAACCTTAG GTTGCCAATTTGGAGGCAGCTTTTACCCTGCCGGTTCCACCATCAGTGAGGGTACGGACCGCTGCGGCTGCACGTACGGGACGTACTGTACACAAGATGGAGGCGTGATCATCGGGGACTGCTTCCCAACGT GCTGCGTTGTTGAGGGAAACGTGATTGACCATGATACATCCTACACGGACAGCTCAGGAGCGCAGTGTCACTGTTCCTGGGGGCAGTCGCTTTGCACAGCGCCACCTG TTGTAGGTTGCGAGTATGGGGGCAACTTTTACCCTGCCGGTTCCACCATCAGTGAGGCTACGGACCGCTGCGGCTGCACGTACGGGACATACTGCTCACAGGACGGACATGTGATGATCGGGGACTGCTTCCCAACGT GCTGCGTTCACGAGGGGTCCGTCATTGACCAGGGCACATCCTTCACGGACAGCGCAGGCGCACAGTGCCGCTGCTCGTGGGGACAGTTACTTTGCCTCCCTCCCG GCGGTGACGACATCCTCTCCGGATAA
- the LOC136432154 gene encoding NFX1-type zinc finger-containing protein 1-like: protein MDPTEKSENGLSSTDASERTKASQPQGARPKSRVRPKDEKSKEGGHVDDGQIVNGERKNKTASALPGTKHAQGARRTDTHPRRPDSRQEEHLRRTHTDNRQKVNSSRVDNRHRENSRRPDNRYREHSRPTGQDDRRHKEDSTRPDSKNKEHPRRPGNNYKEPSRQPNGTYKEHSKKDMAAKPRSASKENQASKFQPKGKRQVGQDGWKQKGAKERSSTNSTAERRGRPKWHLMAHHLTRMQQEEPENIVMELLGNLESFEALLKSVQSHSRELKPLIAVLAKACDCPMTSNLTRLLASVVDTPLMISALAGFIYKMPAEKSEHVREGFPAVLLSVLTILLKFMERFPSHYDSVLGPLGAVEVTFTQLKHNGILTDKCEDITAKLDVLKEQRDDMMERERTGARVKTTSTPAADGSGDDDGSGDEAPDDFREYPEFPTPEEVRAGTQPFLRPNLVIGPYKDLEHYLDVQYRLYREDFVAPLREGIQEYVASLQHRDGRRRRFQDIRVYNGVSIVQPNCTNQGLTHTLRFDNSRLQRVNWEFSKRLIFGSLVCLSVDGFNTLFFATVANRDPKALHRGNIDVRFEGGVDAVARLNPNDEYVMVETSAFFESYRHVLKMIQGIEGGDLPFEQHIVRCDLDIGPPRYLVRPADDTPVRFDLTPLLNIPELEKLRGKREKRLADPRRRRGMGFRRTHHDREDGEEEDFNGLEKLSTEHPQIDRARSVPILDTDAWPSGEDLQLDESQLGAVQTALTRQFSVIQGPPGAGKTYIGLKIVKALLHNRDVWKTRGAPRPLLVVCYTNHALDQFLEGIHEFLKTGIVRAGSRSGSEDLKKFMLREIKYMNRKNRSVPLNIHRNIGRINHEMKQITVEIDGLNKEIRDAASENKILPMKILENFMSNGQVSCIHQDVHTLGLPDKCSFFHAWLELIKRPSVKETSSSSDTTASGHAMARVDDQRQVPGLSDEEEFSSDDQDEDVGYVGYYSVLSTSAETDVAEPQDQRINRNGSSPPGNTSATDKNDSFDPHDDSITALSSKTPEDLENTTAKVRADQMIDADVDEATGAIEHNAAEGNTTGNDVILNDADADDAARVDATDVDASDATGDDDAPIEVDGDAKVAEMERLGEEEYEVYNTVNQEESNGDPPRNTLPEDEKDDGFQLVVDWDGVKRRIRHGRGHFPAMDAEEAAMVDDIWQLSWADRWRLYNYWVIRYTNHYRQQVFDLQRKYETLSTEKEELGLEEDLSVLQGATVIGMTTTAAAKYRKILERVSPKIIVVEEAAEVLEAHVITTLTGGCEHLILIGDHQQLRPNPTVYKLAKDFNLDYSLFERMVKNGLHPHTLSTQHRMRPEISVLMKHIYPNLLDHESVRSYDRIQGIDKNIFFIDHNKDEVHNEELLSHANDHEADYIVALCRYLILQGYDKSRITILTTYKGQLYKLRGKMKKGFFEGVRVTVVDNFQGEENDIVLLSLVRSNREGSIGFLSISNRACVALSRARMGFYCVGNISMLARKTELWRNIKADMEERGCIGRHLKLRCQNHPDTEVEARSAKDFTAAPEGGCMRDCDVRLKCGHRCRLSCHPADPEHKVYKCYEDCPNKCEQGHPCRKRCWADCGPCMFRVPKIIPDCGHEQMVPCSVDPDVFSCREPCEKILPCGHRCQNACGSSCTDRCKEQVTRRWPCKHDVTTECHRKPENFRCPTACQKVLECGHLCQGTCGSCYQGRLHVSCNNPCGRSLVCSHPCTYPCTGECPPCQVACQNRCFHSRCNHRCGDPCAPCNEPCLWRCPHQRCTRRCGEPCNRPPCNRPCRRKLRCGHRCIGLCGEPCPTKCRVCNREEVTTILFGDEDERGARFIQLEDCGHIVEVRALDMYMTQKNTADETGTVCIQLKVCPWCKTPIRRNLRYANYIKEALADIEEVKRRVRGNMHDIHRQATALKAQIARASFLREPDDRETRHKLEDKLVAMEYLTLGEVAVIRMQFEFLKAINDYEKMLTKNKDSLTRENRIRFQRNLDMLKSTLMHIRFKYRMSEQEVNDLNRELKRVHVETNLSILTNDLERHAVNLSQQESKEIQVLQSLFHHGTFLSTEDLDVGKDILEDVRRRHPQLSALTTEQKAEIVKAIGLGKGHWYKCPNGHFYAIGDCGGANQGGRCPDCGRAIGGQNHALAAGNQHAPEMDGSAHAAWSDAANLNNFNLDDLL, encoded by the exons ATGGATCCTACAGAAAAGTCTGAGAATGGCCTCAGTTCAACGGACGCGTCTGAAAGGACCAAGGCATCCCAACCACAGGGGGCTCGCCCAAAGAGTAGAGTTAGGCCAAAAGATGAGAAATCAAAAGAGGGTGGCCATGTAGACGACGGGCAAATAGTAAATGGAGAACGTAAGAACAAAACTGCTTCTGCCCTGCCGGGGACTAAGCATGCACAAGGAGCAAGACGAACTGACACGCATCCAAGACGTCCTGACAGTAGACAAGAAGAGCATTTAAGACGAACTCACACTGACAATAGACAAAAAGTGAATTCAAGTCGAGTTGACAACAGGCACAGAGAAAATTCAAGGCGCCCGGACAATAGGTACAGAGAACATTCACGGCCAACTGGACAAGACGACCGTAGACACAAAGAAGATTCAACACGCCCTGACAGTAAAAACAAAGAACATCCAAGACGACCTGGCAACAATTACAAAGAACCTTCGAGACAACCTAACGGTACTTACAAAGAACATTCAAAGAAAGACATGGCGGCTAAACCACGATCTGCCTCCAAAGAAAATCAAGCATCGAAATTTCAACCCAAGGGAAAACGCCAAGTTGGTCAAGACGGGTGGAAACAAAAAGGTGCCAAGGAACGGTCTAGCACAAATTCTACCGCTGAACGTAGAGGCAGACCCAAATGGCACCTCATGGCACATCACTTAACAAGAATGCAACAAGAAGAACCAGAAAACATCGTGATGGAGCTTCTTGGGAATCTAGAGTCCTTCGAGGCCTTACTGAAAAGCGTTCAGTCACATTCCAGGGAGCTAAAACCTCTGATAGCTGTCCTAGCTAAGGCTTGTGACTGTCCCATGACGAGTAATCTGACCCGGCTGCTTGCTTCTGTCGTAGATACCCCTCTTATGATCTCTGCTTTGGCTGGCTTCATCTATAAGATGCCTGCAGAGAAGTCAGAACATGTGAGGGAAGGGTTCCCAGCTGTGCTCCTGAGCGTGCTTACGATTCTCTTGAAATTCATGGAGCGGTTCCCAAGTCACTACGACAGCGTTCTTGGCCCTTTAGGAGCCGTAGAAGTCACTTTTACTCAACTAAAGCACAATGGCATTCTAACCGACAAGTGTGAGGACATCACGGCCAAGCTGGATGTACTCAAAGAACAGAGAGACGACATGATGGAGCGAGAACGCACGGGAGCACGAGTGAAAACTACATCAACACCAGCTGCAGACGGCAGTGGCGATGACGACGGATCCGGTGACGAAgcgccagacgattttcgggaGTACCCTGAATTCCCAACACCAGAAGAGGTCCGTGCAGGTACCCAGCCCTTTCTTCGACCGAATCTGGTGATCGGTCCATATAAAGACCTCGAACACTATCTTGACGTGCAGTACCGCCTGTACAGGGAAGATTTTGTGGCACCCTTGCGGGAGGGCATCCAGGAGTACGTCGCTAGCCTCCAACATCGTGACGGCCGCCGCAGGAGATTCCAGGACATTCGCGTCTACAACGGCGTTTCCATCGTCCAGCCGAACTGCACAAACCAGGGTTTGACACACACCCTACGTTTTGACAACTCCCGTCTACAAAGAGTCAACTGGGAGTTTTCCAAGAGGTTAATTTTTGGATCCCTTGTTTGCCTGTCGGTAGACGGTTTCAATACTTTATTTTTTGCGACCGTTGCAAACAGAGATCCGAAGGCACTGCATCGTGGGAACATCGATGTCCGTTTTGAGGGAGGCGTCGATGCGGTCGCAAGGCTGAACCCCAATGATGAGTACGTCATGGTAGAAACATCTGCATTCTTCGAGTCGTACCGGCACGTTCTCAAGATGATCCAGGGGATAGAAGGAGGTGACCTACCCTTTGAGCAGCACATCGTGCGTTGTGACCTTGACATAGGCCCGCCGCGCTATCTTGTAAGGCCTGCTGACGACACGCCAGTCCGGTTTGACTTGACACCGTTACTGAACATCCCGGAGCTGGAGAAACTGAGGGGCAAGAGAGAGAAGAGGCTGGCAGATCCCCGTCGCAGGCGTGGCATGGGCTTCCGACGGACTcatcatgacagagaagacgggGAAGAAGAAGATTTCAATGGCCTAGAAAAACTTTCAACCGAGCACCCTCAAATAGATCGAGCTAGATCGGTGCCTATCCTTGACACAGATGCCTGGCCATCTGGTGAAGATCTTCAGCTGGATGAGTCACAGCTTGGCGCCGTACAAACTGCCCTGACTCGGCAGTTCTCTGTCATCCAAGGCCCACCAGGAGCGGGGAAGACCTACATTGGACTTAAGATCGTCAAAGCCCTGCTCCACAACAGGGATGTGTGGAAAACTCGAGGTGCTCCTCGCCCATTGTTAGTGGTCTGCTACACCAACCACGCCCTGGATCAGTTCTTAGAGGGGATACACGAGTTCTTAAAGACGGGCATCGTAAGAGCAGGATCAAGGAGTGGCAGTGAAGACTTGAAGAAGTTTATGCTGAGAGAAATCAAATACATGAACCGAAAGAATCGGTCTGTTCCCCTCAACATACATCGCAACATTGGTCGAATCAATCACGAAATGAAACAGATTACTGTGGAAATCGACGGTCTGAACAAAGAAATAAGAGACGCTGCGTCAGAGAACAAGATACTGCCAATGAAAATACTTGAAAACTTCATGAGCAACGGTCAGGTTTCATGCATACATCAGGACGTTCATACATTGGGTCTGCCTGACAAGTGTTCCTTCTTCCACGCCTGGCTTGAGCTCATCAAACGCCCATCAGTCAAGGAAACATCGTCATCATCAGACACTACGGCATCTGGTCATGCCATGGCTCGGGTAGATGACCAAAGGCAAGTCCCTGGGCTTTCTGACGAAGAAGAATTTAGTTCTGATGATCAGGATGAAGATGTCGGCTATGTGGGATATTACAGTGTATTGAGCACCAGTGCGGAGACGGATGTAGCAGAACCGCAGGACCAGCGAATAAACAGGAACGGCTCTAGTCCTCCTGGAAACACCTCGGCGACGGACAAAAATGATTCGTTCGACCCCCATGACGATTCCATAACAGCTTTATCCAGCAAGACTCCGGAAGACTTAGAAAATACAACTGCCAAAGTCAGAGCTGACCAAATGATTGACGCCGATGTGGATGAAGCCACAGGGGCAATTGAGCATAACGCTGCTGAGGGTAACACCACTGGAAACGATGTCATCCTGAACGACGCCGATGCCGATGACGCCGCTAGAGTAGACGCCACTGACGTTGACGCCAGTGACGCCACTGGAGATGACGACGCGCCCATAGAGGTAGACGGAGACGCAAAGGTAGCTGAGATGGAACGCCTAGGAGAGGAGGAGTATGAGGTTTACAATACAGTGAATCAAGAGGAGAGCAATGGCGATCCGCCACGAAACACCCTTCCGGAAGATGAGAAAGATGACGGGTTTCAGCTGGTAGTCGACTGGGATGGTGTGAAAAGGAGGATCAGGCACGGCCGTGGACATTTCCCTGCGATGGACGCTGAAGAAGCAGCCATGGTGGATGACATCTGGCAACTGTCGTGGGCCGATCGGTGGAGGTTGTATAACTACTGGGTTATTCGATATACCAACCATTATCGTCAGCAGGTCTTTGACCTGCAGAGAAAGTACGAGACTCTCTCGACAGAAAAGGAAGAACTAGGACTTGAAGAGGACTTGTCTGTCCTACAAGGCGCGACGGTGATCGGCATGACCACCACGGCAGCAGCCAAGTATCGGAAGATCCTTGAACGAGTCAGCCCCAAGATCATCGTGGTCGAGGAGGCAGCGGAAGTGCTGGAGGCACACGTCATCACGACCTTGACGGGCGGATGTGAGCATCTCATCCTGATAGGAGACCACCAACAGCTCCGTCCTAATCCCACTGTGTACAAGCTGGCCAAGGACTTCAATCTTGACTACTCGCTATTCGAGCGCATGGTGAAGAATGGTCTCCATCCTCATACATTATCGACCCAACATCGCATGCGTCCAGAGATCTCAGTTCTCATGAAGCACATCTACCCGAACCTGTTAGACCACGAGTCAGTCAGGAGCTACGATAGGATTCAAGGCATTGACAAGAACATCTTCTTCATCGATCACAACAAAGATGAGGTGCATAATGAGGAGCTCCTCAGCCATGCTAACGACCACGAGGCCGACTACATCGTGGCCCTTTGCCGATACCTGATTCTGCAGGGGTACGACAAGTCGCGAATAACTATCCTCACGACCTACAAAGGTCAGCTGTACAAACTTAGAGGCAAGATGAAGAAGGGGTTTTTCGAAGGAGTTCGAGTAACAGTCGTGGACAACTTTCAGGGCGAAGAGAACGACATAGTTCTGCTGTCACTGGTTCGCAGCAACAGGGAAGGCAGTATCGGCTTCCTGAGCATCTCCAACCGCGCGTGCGTGGCGCTGTCCAGGGCACGGATGGGGTTCTACTGCGTTGGGAACATCAGCATGCTCGCTAGAAAGACAGAGCTTTGGCGTAACATCAAGGCGGACATGGAAGAAAGAGGCTGTATTGGTCGTCATCTGAAGCTGAGGTGTCAGAACCATCCGGATACGGAAGTCGAGGCTCGCTCTGCTAAAGACTTCACAGCTGCACCAGAGGGCGGCTGCATGAGGGACTGTGACGTACGACTCAAGTGTGGCCACCGATGTCGACTATCCTGCCATCCCGCTGATCCGGAACACAAAGTGTACAAATGCTATGAAGACTGTCCAAACAAATGCGAGCAAGGTCATCCCTGTCGGAAGAGATGTTGGGCGGACTGCGGACCCTGTATGTTCAGGGTACCAAAGATCATCCCAGACTGTGGTCACGAGCAGATGGTGCCATGCAGCGTGGACCCAGATGTGTTCAGCTGCCGTGAGCCTTGCGAGAAGATCCTACCATGCGGGCATCGCTGCCAAAATGCCTGCGGCAGCTCATGTACCGACAGATGTAAGGAGCAAGTCACCAGGCGATGGCCATGTAAACATGACGTGACAACGGAATGTCATCGGAAACCAGAAAATTTCCGATGCCCTACTGCTTGCCAGAAGGTGCTGGAATGCGGGCATCTGTGCCAGGGAACATGCGGCTCCTGCTATCAGGGACGTCTCCACGTTTCCTGCAACAATCCCTGTGGTCGTAGTCTTGTTTGCTCCCACCCATGCACATATCCCTGTACCGGTGAATGTCCTCCTTGCCAGGTGGCCTGTCAGAACAGGTGTTTCCATAGTAGATGCAATCACAGGTGTGGCGATCCGTGTGCACCTTGCAACGAGCCTTGCTTGTGGAGGTGTCCACACCAAAGGTGCACACGCCGATGCGGTGAACCGTGCAACAGGCCTCCCTGTAACCGGCCCTGCAGAAGAAAACTACGCTGTGGTCATCGCTGCATTGGTCTCTGTGGTGAACCTTGCCCCACCAAGTGCAGAGTCTGCAATCGGGAAGAAGTCACGACGATCCTGTTCGGGGACGAAGACGAGAGAGGAGCTCGCTTCATCCAACTGGAAGACTGCGGTCACATCGTAGAGGTTCGAGCCCTGGACATGTACATGACACAGAAAAACACTGCCGACGAGACCGGCACTGTTTGCATACAGCTCAAAGTTTGCCCCTGGTGCAAAACGCCCATCCGCCGCAATCTCAGATACGCCAACTACATCAAGGAGGCTCTAGCCGACATTGAGGAAGTCAAGAGAAGGGTCAGAGGCAACATGCACGACATACACCGACAAGCAACTGCCCTCAAGGCACAAATAGCAAGGGCTAGTTTTCTGAGGGAACCAGACGACAGGGAAACGAGGCATAAGTTGGAAGACAAGCTTGTGGCTATGGAATACTTGACTTTAGGAGAAGTTGCTGTCATCCGAATGCAATTCGAATTCCTGAAGGCGATAAACGACTACGAGAAGATGCTGACAAAAAATAAGGATTCCCTGACGAGAGAAAACCGAATCAGATTTCAGAGGAACCTCGACATGCTGAAGTCCACCTTGATGCACATCAGGTTCAAGTACAGGATGAGTGAACAGGAGGTCAACGACCTTAACCGAGAGTTGAAGAGGGTTCACGTGGAGACCAACCTGTCCATCCTGACGAATGACCTCGAGAGACACGCTGTGAACCTTAGTCAGCAGGAATCAAAGGAAATACAAGTCTTGCAG AGCCTGTTCCATCACGGCACCTTCCTCAGCACAGAAGACCTGGACGTGGGTAAGGACATCCTGGAGGATGTTCGCCGGCGTCATCCCCAGTTGTCGGCTTTGACGACAGAACAGAAGGCCGAGATTGTCAAAGCCATCGGCCTTGGGAAGGGTCACTGGTACAAGTGCCCAAAC GGACATTTCTACGCCATTGGAGATTGTGGTGGCGCCAACCAAGGGGGTAGATGTCCGGACTGCGGCCGGGCCATCGGGGGACAGAACCACGCGTTGGCGGCGGGGAACCAGCACGCCCCCGAGATGGACGGCTCGGCGCACGCTGCCTGGTCGGACGCCGCTAACCTGAACAACTTCAACCTAGACGACCTTCTTTAA